The Oncorhynchus mykiss isolate Arlee chromosome 10, USDA_OmykA_1.1, whole genome shotgun sequence nucleotide sequence AAGCGTAGAGAGCGTAAAGTGGCCGTGAAGAGACCTATGAAGTCACAGTAATAGAGAACTATAAAATGACAACGCTTCAATATTTGGGAATATCAGTACTTTTCATCATCGGTAAGTAGGCTATTCCTATAAAAATTGTACTTCGTGTCGGTGTTTGTTTTTACCCCCAATtcacaagactcctgaacaggtaatcaaatggctacccgtacGATTTCCATTATGTTCCCCCATAAAACCTCTTTTACAtggctgctactctctgtttatcataaattcatagtcactttaaccatatctacatgtacatgctacctcaatcagcccgaccaaccggtgcctgtatatagcctcgcgactgttatagcctcgctacttttatttttcactgtctttttttaCTGTTGTTCTCATTCCTTTaattacctattgttcacctaatacctttttgcaCTGCTGGTTACAACAGGCAGGTCTCCTCATAATGTGTAGGCTAGCCTATTAGAGATTGCTTTGGAATAACAGCTCGGAGATTTTAAAGATGTTCCTATGAAGGTTCTACTGATTAACTTTGTACTGCTTTTGGGAAACCGAGCCCTAGGTTGTGGCCATAGACCCAGTACTTCAGTTTAATTTGTGGTGTCTACGTAATCTTGCTGAGTTTACCTTTAAACCTAACCTATAACCTTAAAcctaaaaatacatgtttttataaaACTTAAACTAAATAAAAACTAGTAAAGTGGATCTGAAAACAAACTTAAGGTCAACTGAATTTCAAATTAAAacaaaactataataaccttgacacacacacacagaatgataTGTGCCTTTTGTCTTTGCTACTGAACAACACATTAATATTTTATTTGTTTGATTCCAGATCTGTTGGGAGCTGTGAATGCTGAAGTCAATAcattgacagggagagagaggcagtctgtCACTCTACACACTGGACTAACTGGACTACAGGCTGATAAGATATTTTGGTTCTTTGGTCCAGTCATTCCAAACACCTCAATAGTTGAGAGTCAGGTCATCAGAGGAGAGAACATCACAGAATTCAAAGGAAGATTCCGAGAGAAACTGCAGCTGGACAGAGAAACTGGATCTCTCACCATCAGAAATCTCACCCTCAACAACTCTGGAGTTTATCAGCTAGACTTTTTCAATACACACAAAACATCTCAGAGATTCTATCTAACTGTCTATGGTGAGTATTGGTTTATATATATAACAGGGTTTTAAGTGGGACCCAATGCCCATACCTTACAGTAATAGGTGTGACACAAAACACAGTGCCTATAATATTCGCCCCCAGTGGACTTtttaacattttgttgtgttacaaagtggggttGACATGGATTTAGACCAATAGGGTTGTTTTGTCattaatctacacaaaatactccataatgtcaaagtgaaaagaaaacTCTATAAAATGTTCAACCCACTTCGTTAGAACAAGCCTAAAATAGTTAATAGTTAAGATTGGCCTAACAAATCACatactctgtgtgaaataatataataatatgatttttgaatgactaccccttcCTGTGTACCTGATAGCTACATACAACATCTGAAGGTCCCTCAATTAAGTAGTGAATTtgaagcacagattcaaccacacagACCAGAGACATGTTCAATACCtcatccaggctgtgtcacaaccggtcgtgattaggagtcccaaagggctgcgcacaattggtgCAGCGTCGTCAGGAtatggccggtgtaggctgtcattgtaaataagaatttgttcttaactgacttgcctagtaaattGAAGGTAAttttaaaaataacaataattcaATCCATCCCATTTTGTAGCACAATAATATACTTATTATAGGCACTATATTATTTTTAGTATTATAATACATGATAACAATAATTATTATATAATAGGCTATATTATAATGCTAGCCATGTTGTTGCAGTTTTTTTCAATCACTTTGGCACATTTTTCTGATGTAAGGTATATTTTCAAAACTCTTGGTACAACAACCTTTGAATTAGGATTCATTTGAGGTCAAAACATCTTTCAACCCTGAGTCATTCATGAAAAATCCTGTTTTCTTCAGAAAATAACATGAACATTGGATTTAGTCACCAATACTGTATATCAGAGAATGATACAGGCTCACCAATTAGTAATTTTATTGTAAAATTTAATCAAATAGCACAAAATACATGATACAATTTTCAAAACGGATATTTTTGAAGTGCTGAATAGAATTAAAAATAGAGGATAAATAACATTTCCCATTTTTTAATTAAATTTTGGAGCATGTTGAGATTTTTTTTTGACTTACTGAAACAGTTTTTGAGAAGAAATCGTGAAATATAGGATTATTGTGGCATGAATTGTCTAACAGAAGGCTTCAGTAAAAGGAATTGATGTAGTATACTGTATGCCATTTCTGCCCCAAGCAACATTGCACAATATAAACTTTTGTGACTTGTcactgtaactgctacagtatcACCAGCTAAAATCATAATCTTATAGTGTATCAATTAAATTCTGATATTTACAACACCATTGTAGCGATTGTTATTATGTCCCCAGTCACCGAATCTAAAGCCGTATTATGAATAGGCCTAACCAGACATTGAGAATGGAAACGGTTTAGGCGAATCACATGTATGTTCTTGTAATAATGTGGGGTTAGCCATGTTATCCGATGTCTTGTTTTTTGATCACCTGTCAGATAAAAATAACCATGTTTAGAGTTTGTGGTCGAACGGCGACAATTGGATTGTGCGCGCAAAACCTCATGTTGTGCTTTGCTCCGTAGCCTAAAATGCTCTGTCTAATCATGTATTTAGCCTAGGCATACTTATCGAAACTTACAACTATAATGTGATCATATATAACAATTAAAACGTGGAGGTATATCAAAACTAATATTAAACGATTCCCTTGTTTATTGTTAATTTCCTGGTACGAGTTTTGACTGTGTAGCCTACGGGTATAATGGCAACAGCTTATGCCAGAGGAGGCAGGAGCTGTATGTTATTTTTGTTTGTATGTTGTGTTCAGTCAACAGCATAATTCTTCACTTTCTAAATGAAAAGCCTCAGTCTGGCAAGAAAAACTAGATCCGCATTGTTGCCTCCTCACAGTAAAATCCTACCACTGTGTCAACGTCACACCAAGTTTTGCTTTGTGACGAGCAAATACTTTGAATATGAATGAAAATTGAAAGAGTGATTTTGTGCAGTGAACAAGTGACTGTTTGTTGCACTCAGTCTATTGAGAATGTGCTTAGTTTTGAATTGAGCAGTTTTGATCTGTTTAGATTTGTGCTTaaagttgtgaaaatgtaccacatacttgtgaaaactGCACCAAAGTGATAAATAAAAAACGGAATGTGCTCACCACAATTGTGTTACTGGTGAGAGTTGTCCTCCTACCCAGAGGACCAATATTAATGACATGAATCTGTGTTAAATCATTGTTTGAATTTTAATATCCCAGCTCCAGTACCACTTCCTCAAGTCAGAAAAATCCCTGAAGGTGATTTTCTGGACAGTTCATCAGAGAAGGGGAGCTGTTCAGTGGTGTGTTCTGTGGAGAACCGGAGAGACATGACCCTGTCCTggtacagaggagagaagagactcAACCAGACCAGCAGCCCTGACCTCTCCACCaacctgtctctccatctggAGATAAAGCTACCGGACAACAATATCTACAGCTGTGTGGCTGCCTACCCAGTCGGCAACCAGACAACCAAACTCAACATTGAAACACTCTGCCTTCAGTTTGTAGGTATGTCATTAATGGTAATGTGCAACATCTACTTTGTTATTGGACTGGTTAATTAGTTTACTTGGATCCCCTGTCACTTCTATTCTTCCAGCGCTGTGGGTTAGACACCAGATAAAACAGTCATATTTATCGACAGGAAcagcccacacagacagcattcagTTCCATTCTTTTTGCTATTGATTAAATTAAGCAAAAAAAGTAGAACAATTTAGCAACACTATCAAATTCAATTATGAGAAGAAACAGGGTAAAGTGTATACATTGTTTTGGGATTCATCAGTTTGTTCCCTGTTTTTATTCCGACAGAGTCTGATCCTAATCTAATCACAATCGTTGTGATAGTCCTTGGAATAGGCCTAACGTTATTTATCGTAATATGCTGCATCTGGAAAAGGAAATATATTAAAGGTAAGTGACATCCTTCTTGAGTAGCCTAAAGACAAAGTACTCCTGTCATGgttgatactgtatggtatgagcAGTGTTGAAATACGCAATTGTTTTTGTGCTCACTGTACAGGGTGCTGTGTATCCACCTCAGGGAGTCCAGAAGAGGAGGACTCTGTGGTGTAGCCTACTCTGTCAGACCctgcatttttatttatttattttcattttacctttatttaacttggcaatcagttaagaacaaattcttattttcaatgacggcctaggaacagtgggttaactgcctgtttaggggcagaacgacagatttgtaccttgtcagttcggggatttgaacttgcaacctttcggttacaagtccaacgctcaaTTTCATCTTCTTCCCCATTGAAGAAAAAGAACCCATTAGACTGTGTCCCTGCCACTGTAAAAACAGAATGTACATTTTGTCATGAACAAAGGATGTGTTTTATGCAGCAAATAATCCCTCCTCTACACTGTACCAACTTCTGACTACAATTGTATTACTAAAGGAGTATTTTAATACTTAAACAAAGACTCTGTGTTTCCTTTCCATTACTAATGTTTGATAATTATATAGACCTGATTATTTGTTGAAGAAATTGACCAACAGTTGAacaaatatttacattttttttaaagatagccTTAAAAGGCAagtccaccacttttcaaccttaTATTCATTATTTCCAGTACCAAACCAGTGTACTGTCTACAGCGCATTTCTATCATCTGTGGCTAAAAAATGCTTCTGTGACATCATGGTGCTCCTCACTTCACTGCGATTCTCatgtttgaaaatcactgttttaactttttttaaatatatatatatatatatatatatatatatatatatatatatatatatatatatatatatatatatatatatatatatatatatatatttgtttacccCATTgtttggtatccaattggtagttagtcttgtctcatggcttcaactcccttacggactcgggagaggtgaaggtcgagagccgtgtgtcctcagaaacacaacccaaccaagctgcactgcttcttgaaacAATGCCCACtaaacccagaagccagccacactacTGTGTCAGAGGAAACCGCATACACCTGGTGAtggtgtcagtgtgcactgcaccCGTCCCGCTACAGGAgtgagtcgctagagcgcgatgggacaaggacatccctgctggccaaacactcccctaacccggacaacgctgggccaattgttcacCGCCCCATGGGATTCCTGGTcccggccggctgcgacagagccagGATTCAAACCCAGAATCTTTAGTGCCACAGCTCgttctgcgatgcagtgccttagaccaccgccGATGCCATCACATTAAtacatttatgtattttttccACAAAATGTATACATgcaccattttcacatatgtagagACTGGAATTGTGATGGAGAAATtgaaaatgaggttgaaaagtggtggaattgcccttAAACTTttggctatttactgtattacaaaagtcaTATTGAACTTTGTTTGGTTGACATCGggaccaaatatcaacatttaaaatatactttatatATCTAATGGTAGGATAgtttcatctgagccactggctcaATGCTATTATTTTACTTACATTTTTGGTTTATTTGGAGACCTAAATCCAACATATCACTTGTTAACTTGTCGACACgttaataggctatttactgtattacacaAGTGattttgaattgtgtttggttgccaatgcaaccaaatatcaacatttgaaggagatgtatcttttgttttagtctggctttaattccagttcgTCTACAAATGAATAATTGATGCGTcagattcacatctccatctcaaccaaaaatcacaGTTAAAGAAtagcactaaatcaaatcaaacttgattTAAGGTGCATTTAATGTTTGATTGGTTTGATTTAGTACTAACTCTtaatttttggttgagatggagacgtgaatacCACATGTCAATTATGTTAAAATGATaaatcaaccaaagcttgaaacccAAGGCCTATATGTATTATCTATTTTTAGTTGGACCCTTTGTTGAATTTTAAACAATAGCTATAAAGGCCTAAATAGTATAATTGATAAATTAATTGTAAAGTATGGTTACGTTTCATTTGCTTTGTTAAACATatcctttggaatgacttcgaaagcaacagtgaatctatttagttatTTAGAGATCTCTCAATCATTCTCacaatagcacattggtaatagtcagtgaGAAATATCAAAGATGGGCTTAATTAagaccctggatgggagaccaaatggGTAGCTGTATATAGAttaactctccagtaggaggtgttGCCCAGCCTATTGGTTTTTTTCTGATAGTGAGtataacgttgaagatctgaTGTCGTTTCAAAAGTACAAAATCAACATATGTTaaacaaggtttgtctatgttgaaaattggttaccatgatgacatacactgagtatccaacacatgctctttccatgacatactgtaGACTGACCAGAGGATTCCAGGTGAAAGCTTCGATCccttgttttttttatacatatttttgtattgaacctttatttaacgaggcaattGATGTCACCCATTGATGTCACCTACTAAAtcgacttcaatcagtgtagatgaaggtgaggagacaggttaaataaggattgttTTTAAAGCCTTCAGACATGGAGTAtgtatgtgtgcctttcagaAGGAGAATGGGTTTCccgttcttctctcctctgtacCAGGACAAGGTTACTTCTTTCCCGTTCACCACAGAACACACCACAGGACACACCACAGGACAGCTCCCACTGACCAACCGACTGTCGACTGAGGGATTATGTGGGGTGTTTCTGATGTTAGGAGTAGGCACTGAAGCTGGGACACCAGGAGACCAACAGTTATTACAGTGATTATTGGGCACAACATTGACTAACGGTCACATTTATCATGAACAATGAGGAAAGGGAATGTGTGTGTTTACCATGAACAATGTAATTCTGAATACAGATCTTGTTCGATGTTGATTGAAAACTAGTCTCTTGACTTGATTTAAAACATAGTCACCGTAGACTGTGAAAATGATATTGTGGTAGGTGACCTGTTCACTGATGATTTGAAGCTGATAAAGTCCAGTGTCGTTGATGGTGAGGTTTCTGATGGTGAGAGAGATCCAGTCTGAGCATCCATCTGTAGTCGGTCTTTGAACGGCGCAGAAGCAAAGTTTGGTAAGAGAATTAcggtttgtgccgtcattctgaTAACTCAATTGATTGACCATGGCATGGAATCATCTCGGTTTTCATTTCAACCATATTTTTATACATTGCTGGAATGTATCAATTGCAAAGATTGTTAACGTTATATGTGGTCGACTATGAAGTTATCATCGTTAGATTACGAGCTTTTTGAAGTGCAACAATAATAAAGATTGCTTTGGGAAACAGCTCGGGGATTTAAAGATGTTCCTATGAAGGTTCTACTGATTAACTTTTTgggcttttgggaaaccgggacCAGGTTGTGACAATTGACCCCGTTTACTTTGTGCATCTACGTCATCTCGCTGTCTTCACATACGACTAAAACAAACCCTCAGCGCCGCAATACCGCTAGACCAAACCGAGTATCGCCCAGGTTGGCACACTGTCACAAGTAATAAAAACAAGGACGAAACACAAACGAGATGGTACAGCAGAGCACCCCGATGGAGAGGCTAGCTAGCTGCTCTAAACTATTGAATAGCTGCGGGTAGCCTATACTTCTGCGCTTATACACTAACATAGACCGCTTACCAAGCGAACCCTTTCTGGAATCCGCCGATAAAAGTAAGAGGTGAAAGTAGTGACCCGAAAGCGTCACCATGAACACTGGAACATTCTATACAAAAAGAGGGAGGGGCCTAACTGCCCTAACTTCAACTATTAAAGGTGCGCCCGCCTGAAAGCGTAGAGAGCGTAAAGTGGCCGTGAAGAGACCTATGAAGTCACAGTAATAGAGAACTATAAAATGACAACGCTTCAATATTTGGGAATATCAGTACTTTTCATCATCGGTAAGTAGGCTATTCCTATAAAAATTGTACTTCGTGTCGGTGTTTGTTTTTACCCCCAATtcacaagactcctgaacaggtaatcaaatggctacccgtacGATTTCCATTATGTTCCCCCATAAAACCTCTTTTACAtggctgctactctctgtttatcataaattcatagtcactttaaccatatctacatgtacatgctacctcaatcagcccgaccaaccggtgcctgtatatagcctcgcgactgttatagcctcgctacttttatttttcactgtctttttttaCTGTTGTTCTCATTCCTTTaattacctattgttcacctaatacctttttgcaCTGCTGGTTACAACAGGCAGGTCTCCTCATAATGTGTAGGCTAGCCTATTAGAGATTGCTTTGGAATAACAGCTCGGAGATTTTAAAGATGTTCCTATGAAGGTTCTACTGATTAACTTTGTACTGCTTTTGGGAAACCGAGCCCTAGGTTGTGGCCATagaccacatatgtcagagtcaaggcccgcgggccacatccggcccgcaagaaggttttttacggcccctgggatgatcttgatttattattagaaccggcccgcagcaagccggcagcccgcagatcttttacacgcaccaatactacatttcccacaatgcaaaggtgacgcaccgagcagtaggctgcttcatttcaatatttattggcacagcagtcgtcagcatcacagtaaaattaactttcagatacccatcaaaaatggcaaaacggaaggtggatactgagaaccgggggtttcaaacaaggtgggagtcggagtatatgttcacgaaggtagctggaaaacctgtgtgtcttctgtgtggagaaagtgtggcggtactgaaagagtataatctgagacgacattatgaaacgaagagatcgctaaatcagcccggccatttacggagggggatttcatcaaaaactgcatgattaaagtttgtgacgaagtttgcccagaaaaaaggcaactctttttaaatgtgagtctgagcagaaacaccattgccgagagagtagaccagttgtccatcaatctaaaagagcagcttgtgaaaaagggaaaagattttattgcatattccttggctgtggatgagagcaccgacatttctgacattgcccagttgtcaattttcatccgcggagtggactccaacctaagcgtgacagaggagtttttggctttacgtcctatgcatggcacaactacggggcatgatttgtatgaagaggtgtcaagatgtgtaaatgagatggagctgccttgggaaaaactcgtgggtttgacaaccgacggagcacctgcgatgtgtggacacaggagcggactggtggcgaagatacgggaaaagatgcaagaggaaaacgcgacaggtgagctga carries:
- the LOC110533156 gene encoding natural killer cell receptor 2B4-like; this encodes MTTLQYLGISVLFIIDLLGAVNAEVNTLTGRERQSVTLHTGLTGLQADKIFWFFGPVIPNTSIVESQVIRGENITEFKGRFREKLQLDRETGSLTIRNLTLNNSGVYQLDFFNTHKTSQRFYLTVYAPVPLPQVRKIPEGDFLDSSSEKGSCSVVCSVENRRDMTLSWYRGEKRLNQTSSPDLSTNLSLHLEIKLPDNNIYSCVAAYPVGNQTTKLNIETLCLQFVESDPNLITIVVIVLGIGLTLFIVICCIWKRKYIKGCCVSTSGSPEEEDSVV